In one window of Bos taurus isolate L1 Dominette 01449 registration number 42190680 breed Hereford chromosome 15, ARS-UCD2.0, whole genome shotgun sequence DNA:
- the OR51P1B gene encoding olfactory receptor family 51 subfamily P member 1B, with translation MSVFNDSVLYPCFLLTGFSGLESRYGLISLPIFLVYATSVAGNITILFIIRTEPSLHQPMYYFLSMLAFTDLGLSTTTLPTMFSVFWFHAREISFNGCLVQMYFIHVFSIIESAVLLAMAFDRLVAIRAPLRYAAILTNDVIIGIALAITGRALALVFPASFLLKRLQYRPVNILSYPFCLHQDLIKTTVSSRWVSIYGLMVVICSKGLDSVLLLLSYILILGTVLSIASRTERVKALNTCISHICAVLTFYTPMIGLSMIHRYGQNASPFVHVFMANVYLLVPPLMNPIVYSVKTKQICDRILKKFNQQKV, from the coding sequence ATGTCTGTCTTCAATGACTCTGTCCTATACCCCTGCTTCCTCCTGACAGGCTTCTCAGGCCTGGAAAGCAGATATGGCTTAATTTCCCTCCCTATTTTTTTGGTTTATGCCACCTCAGTTGCAGGGAACATTACCATTCTATTTATCATCAGAACTGAGCCTTCTCTCCACCAACCAATGTACTACTTTCTATCAATGCTGGCGTTTACTGATCTGGGCCTATCCACTACAACTTTGCCTACCATGTTCAGCGTTTTCTGGTTCCATGCCCGGGAGATCTCTTTCAATGGTTGTCTGGTCCAGATGTACTTCATTCATGTTTTCTCAATTATTGAGTCAGCTGTGCTTTTGGCTATGGCCTTTGACCGCTTGGTAGCAATCCGAGCACCCCTGCGTTATGCAGCCATTTTAACCAATGATGTAATCATTGGGATTGCTTTGGCAATCACCGGAAGGGCCTTGGCTCTGGTCTTTCCAGCTTCCTTCCTCTTAAAAAGGCTTCAATATCGTCCTGTCAATATTCTCTCCTACCCCTTCTGCCTGCACCAAGACCTCATCAAGACAACTGTATCCAGCCGTTGGGTCAGCATCTACGGCCTCATGGTGGTCATCTGCTCCAAGGGACTTGATTCAGTCCTCCTCCTGCTTTCCTATATTCTCATCCTTGGCACAGTTTTAAGTATAGCCTCCAGGACAGAGAGAGTGAAAGCTCTTAATACCTGCATCTCTCATATCTGTGCTGTACTCACTTTCTATACACCAATGATTGGACTATCTATGATCCATCGCTATGGGCAGAATGCTTCCCCATTTGTCCATGTGTTCATGGCCAATGTCTATTTGCTGGTGCCACCCCTCATGAACCCCATTGTCTATAGTGTCAAGACCAAGCAGATTTGTGACAGAATCCTCAAGAAATTCAACCAACAGAAAGTTTGA
- the OR51L1B gene encoding olfactory receptor family 51 subfamily L member 1B, translated as MVVWNNSDTMEPIFILRGFPGLEYVHSHLSIPFCLAYLLAFIGNATVLSVIWTESSLHQPMYYFLSMLALTDLGMSLSTLPTMLAVLCLDVREIQASACYAQLFFIHTFTFLESSVLLAMAFDRFVAICHPLHYTTILTNSVIGKVGLACLLRSMGVVLPTPLLLRHCHCCHASALSHAFCLHQDVLKLSCSGARISSVYGLSVVIATLGVDSVFILLSYVLILKAVLGIASHEEQLKALNTCVSHMCVVLIFFVPVIGVSMVHRFGKHLSPIIHILMADIYLLLPPVLNPVVYSIRTKQIRLGILCKFGIRRRF; from the coding sequence ATGGTGGTCTGGAATAACAGTGATACTATGGAACCTATATTTATTCTGAGGGGTTTTCCTGGACTGGAGTATGTTCATTCACATCTCTCCATCCCATTCTGCCTcgcatatttgttagcatttattGGTAATGCTACCGTCCTCTCTGTTATTTGGACAGAGTCCTCACTCCACCAGCCCATGTATTACTTTCTCTCTATGTTGGCACTAACTGACCTAGGTATGTCCTTGTCCACACTGCCCACTATGCTTGCTGTATTGTGTTTGGATGTTCGGGAGATCCAGGCAAGTGCTTGCTATGCCCAGCTCTTCTTCATCCACACTTTCACATTCCTGGAGTCCTCAGTGCTGCTGGCCATGGCCTTCGACCGCTTTGTTGCTATTTGCCATCCACTGCACTACACCACCatcctcaccaacagtgtaataggCAAGGTTGGTTTGGCCTGCTTGCTGAGAAGCATGGGAGTTGTACTACCCACACCTTTGCTGCTGAGACACTGTCACTGCTGCCATGCCAGTGCCCTCTCCCATGCCTTCTGTTTGCACCAGGATGTTCTGAAGTTATCCTGTTCAGGTGCCAGGATCAGCAGTGTTTATGGACTGAGTGTAGTTATTGCCACACTGGGCGTGGATTCTGTCTTTATACTTCTTTCTTATGTCCTGATTCTGAAGGCTGTGCTGGGCATCGCCTCTCATGAGGAGCAGCTAAAGGCACTCAACACATGTGTGTCTCATATGTGTGTGGTGCTCATCTTCTTTGTGCCAGTTATTGGGGTATCAATGGTCCATCGCTTTGGGAAGCATTTGTCTCCCATAATCCACATCCTTATGGCGGACATATACCTGCTTCTTCCCCCAGTGCTTAACCCTGTTGTCTACAGCATCAGGACAAAGCAGATTCGTCTAGGAATTCTCTGCAAGTTTGGGATAAGGAGGAGGTTTTAA